A stretch of Christensenellaceae bacterium DNA encodes these proteins:
- a CDS encoding CRISPR-associated helicase/endonuclease Cas3, producing MYGKELARKNTRDETQSLLEHAKNVAAISTANSHYPNMSRLIAYLHDLGKLSDAFQRYIKDGGERGSVIHAWQGAFLANEIFQDHGAPEALLLKEMIGFCITSHHNHLADGIAPDGATDYFDKLLNTDDAKYSYDTVKNKITDVEKEKLQSLFEEAVRETGALLAEIQHTYQNGSSAAFALGLAVKYLYSCLVDADRFDAYLFDVNEKFLCSATDWDTLTQTFEKNIALFSSDTDIAKIRKSVSGKCKAAADHETGIYQLLVPTGGGKTLSSLRFALHHCKKRNKKRIIYVIPYLSIIEQTAKSIRGILDLDEDSGVVFEHHSNTPEPEDEKASETQKRMAARWDSPIVITTMVQFLESVMSAKSGKLRKFASMADAVIIFDEIQSMPIKAIHCFNEVVSFLSKILNATVLLCSATQPALESTQRSNLLLAEHPRLIDCAKEFSHMKRVNIAAAAERDVCSAADFIMDKANENGNCLVIVNTRKSALELFHTIKSRNINFEVLHLSTSMCASHRMAVIQKMRERLDNGKKVICISTQLIEAGVDISFACVIRSMAGLDSIAQAAGRCNRNGESAEPKKVYIFPLKGENLDRLPDIRSGKETTLRIIQHRGSDVDLLDETVMCEFYRQYFAGKDAQMDYPANQNGSIYAMLSGNKSGVRNYCNKTGKNFPHFISQAFHTADANFNVIDKNTTSAVAMYKDAKRWIAEYKSQPPNIFTKEKVQILRKLQRFSVPLYEYELKKLSERQALSPLDEETGMLLLDENYYSPDTGLVLEIVQDNLIV from the coding sequence GTGTATGGTAAGGAGCTCGCAAGGAAAAATACCCGGGACGAAACACAAAGTCTGCTTGAGCACGCAAAAAATGTAGCTGCTATTTCCACAGCAAATTCGCACTACCCCAATATGTCCAGACTTATCGCGTATCTTCATGATTTGGGCAAACTTTCCGACGCGTTTCAGCGCTATATTAAAGACGGCGGAGAACGCGGAAGCGTTATCCACGCCTGGCAAGGCGCTTTTTTGGCAAATGAGATCTTTCAAGACCACGGTGCGCCAGAGGCTTTGCTGCTCAAGGAAATGATCGGTTTTTGCATTACCTCACATCATAATCATCTTGCGGACGGTATTGCGCCGGACGGGGCAACCGATTATTTCGACAAGCTGCTGAACACTGACGACGCTAAGTATTCCTATGATACGGTCAAAAACAAAATAACGGATGTGGAAAAGGAAAAGCTGCAGAGCCTGTTTGAAGAAGCGGTTCGCGAGACCGGCGCTTTGCTGGCTGAAATCCAACACACCTATCAGAATGGAAGTTCCGCCGCTTTTGCCCTTGGATTGGCTGTGAAGTATCTTTATTCCTGTTTGGTCGATGCAGACAGGTTTGACGCATATTTATTTGATGTAAATGAAAAATTCCTTTGTTCCGCGACGGATTGGGATACGTTAACCCAAACGTTTGAAAAAAATATCGCCTTGTTTTCAAGCGATACGGATATCGCAAAAATCAGGAAATCCGTATCTGGCAAATGCAAAGCCGCCGCAGACCATGAAACCGGGATTTACCAGCTTCTGGTACCGACCGGGGGCGGGAAAACACTGTCTTCTTTGCGCTTCGCGCTGCACCATTGCAAAAAGCGAAACAAGAAACGGATTATTTATGTGATTCCCTACCTGTCCATTATTGAACAGACGGCAAAATCCATACGTGGTATTTTGGATTTGGATGAGGACAGCGGCGTTGTTTTTGAGCATCACTCGAACACCCCGGAGCCGGAGGACGAAAAGGCTTCCGAAACGCAAAAGCGGATGGCGGCGCGGTGGGACAGCCCCATCGTCATCACCACCATGGTACAATTCCTGGAATCGGTGATGTCTGCCAAAAGCGGCAAGCTGCGTAAATTCGCTTCTATGGCGGACGCGGTCATTATCTTTGATGAAATACAATCCATGCCGATAAAGGCCATCCACTGTTTCAATGAAGTCGTCTCGTTTTTATCCAAGATATTAAACGCTACGGTTCTCCTTTGTTCTGCGACGCAGCCCGCCTTAGAATCTACCCAGCGCAGCAACCTCCTGCTTGCAGAGCACCCAAGGCTTATTGATTGCGCCAAGGAATTCAGCCATATGAAACGTGTGAATATTGCGGCTGCAGCCGAGCGCGATGTTTGTTCCGCGGCGGATTTTATTATGGACAAAGCAAATGAAAATGGGAACTGCCTTGTCATTGTGAACACCAGGAAATCTGCGCTTGAATTGTTTCACACAATAAAAAGCCGAAATATTAATTTTGAAGTTTTACATCTGAGCACTTCCATGTGCGCTTCGCACCGTATGGCAGTCATTCAAAAAATGAGAGAGCGCCTTGATAACGGCAAAAAAGTGATTTGTATTTCTACCCAGTTAATTGAAGCGGGCGTCGATATTTCGTTTGCATGCGTGATCCGCAGTATGGCAGGGCTGGACTCCATTGCACAGGCCGCAGGCAGGTGTAACCGAAACGGCGAAAGCGCTGAACCCAAAAAGGTTTACATATTTCCGTTGAAAGGCGAAAATCTTGACAGGCTGCCGGATATCAGATCGGGCAAGGAAACGACGCTCCGCATAATCCAACACAGGGGATCGGACGTTGATTTGCTGGATGAAACGGTGATGTGCGAATTTTATCGCCAATATTTTGCCGGCAAAGACGCACAGATGGATTACCCGGCCAACCAAAATGGAAGTATCTATGCCATGCTGTCAGGCAACAAATCCGGAGTGCGGAATTATTGCAATAAAACCGGCAAGAACTTTCCTCATTTTATATCGCAGGCTTTCCATACCGCAGACGCAAACTTCAACGTGATCGATAAAAACACAACGTCGGCCGTCGCTATGTATAAAGATGCGAAAAGGTGGATTGCCGAATACAAAAGCCAGCCACCCAATATTTTTACGAAAGAGAAAGTACAAATCCTCAGGAAGCTACAGAGATTCAGCGTTCCCCTGTATGAGTATGAGCTGAAAAAGCTTTCGGAAAGACAGGCACTGTCGCCATTGGATGAGGAAACGGGTATGCTGCTTCTCGACGAAAATTATTATTCACCAGATACAGGGCTAGTACTAGAGATCGTTCAGGACAATCTTATTGTTTAG
- a CDS encoding peptide ABC transporter ATP-binding protein, translating into MIIVKDLCKEFNGNKVLKGIDEHIERGEKVVIVGPSGSGKSTFLRCLNMLEVPTSGEIWFEGKLLTDKTTNIDQIRQKMGMVFQQFNLFPHKTVGQNIMLAPLKLGLMTDDEAQERAETLLKRIGLADKINSYPAQLSGGQQQRVAIVRALAMNPDVMLFDEPTSALDPEMVGEVLDFMHTLADEGMTMVVVTHEMGFAREVATRCLFMDEGKILEQAPPTEFFANPKNPRLKDFLSKVL; encoded by the coding sequence ATGATTATTGTCAAGGATTTGTGTAAAGAATTTAACGGGAACAAAGTGCTCAAAGGAATAGACGAGCATATCGAGCGGGGCGAGAAAGTCGTTATCGTGGGGCCGTCCGGAAGCGGTAAGTCCACGTTCCTGCGCTGTTTGAATATGCTGGAGGTGCCGACGAGCGGCGAGATATGGTTTGAGGGGAAACTCCTAACGGATAAAACGACGAATATTGACCAGATTCGCCAGAAGATGGGCATGGTATTCCAGCAGTTCAACCTGTTTCCGCATAAAACAGTGGGACAAAATATCATGCTGGCACCATTAAAGCTGGGATTGATGACAGACGATGAAGCACAGGAGCGGGCGGAAACTTTATTAAAGCGGATCGGCCTTGCCGACAAAATAAACTCCTATCCGGCGCAGCTTTCGGGCGGGCAGCAGCAACGCGTGGCGATCGTACGCGCGTTAGCGATGAATCCGGATGTGATGTTGTTTGATGAACCGACGTCTGCGCTTGACCCCGAAATGGTGGGGGAGGTGCTCGATTTCATGCATACGCTTGCAGACGAGGGGATGACGATGGTTGTGGTGACACATGAGATGGGCTTTGCGCGCGAGGTAGCGACGCGCTGCCTGTTTATGGATGAAGGAAAGATTTTGGAGCAGGCGCCGCCGACTGAATTTTTTGCAAATCCAAAAAATCCAAGACTTAAGGATTTTCTTTCCAAAGTGTTATAA
- a CDS encoding UDP-glucose 6-dehydrogenase, whose translation MNNIAVIGTGYVGLVTGTCLSEFGFDVTCIDNDEKKIEKLKQGEIPIFEQGLASMVKENYQNGRLHFVSEYKEAIQNAEVIFIAVGTPPKEDGSADLNYVLDVVQCIAKYMNEYKIIVNKSTVPVGTAKRVRQLLKEELRKAGKNCDFDIVSNPEFLREGSAVFDFMHPDRIVIGTTSTQAEEAMKQVYEPLYLNNHPFVFCNNETAEMIKYASNAFLAVKIAYVNELSQLAECVGADIKQISKAMGLDGRISGKFLHAGPGYGGSCFPKDTKALCAIAEENGLKMKIVSSAIEANQSQKQNMVCKIMHGMGSVRNKKIAVLGLAFKPNTDDMREAPAITIIRGLLNDGAIIKAFDPEAMENAKRHVFVQEQIEYATNEYTAVQQADAVVILTEWNQFRKLNLKQIYEAMNEHYFFDLRNIYRRKDVEAAGFQYFGVGR comes from the coding sequence ATGAATAATATAGCAGTAATTGGCACTGGTTATGTCGGGCTTGTCACAGGGACCTGTCTTTCCGAATTTGGGTTTGACGTTACATGTATCGATAACGATGAAAAGAAAATAGAGAAATTAAAGCAGGGTGAGATACCTATATTTGAACAAGGCCTTGCCAGTATGGTCAAAGAGAATTACCAGAATGGCAGATTACATTTTGTCAGCGAATATAAAGAAGCGATACAAAATGCGGAAGTTATTTTTATTGCTGTAGGTACCCCGCCAAAGGAAGATGGCAGCGCGGATCTTAATTATGTATTGGATGTGGTCCAATGTATTGCCAAATATATGAATGAATATAAAATTATTGTCAATAAAAGCACCGTGCCTGTAGGAACGGCAAAGCGGGTTCGGCAATTACTCAAAGAAGAGCTGAGAAAGGCTGGGAAAAATTGCGATTTTGATATTGTTTCTAATCCGGAGTTCCTGCGGGAAGGATCGGCAGTATTTGATTTTATGCACCCGGATAGAATCGTGATCGGGACAACCAGCACGCAAGCTGAAGAGGCAATGAAGCAGGTATACGAACCATTATATCTGAATAATCATCCGTTTGTATTTTGTAATAATGAAACGGCGGAGATGATCAAATATGCTTCCAATGCTTTCTTGGCTGTTAAAATAGCGTATGTAAACGAATTATCACAACTGGCCGAATGCGTAGGAGCAGATATTAAGCAAATCTCAAAGGCAATGGGGCTTGACGGCAGGATAAGCGGAAAGTTTTTACACGCAGGACCTGGATATGGCGGCAGCTGTTTTCCAAAAGATACGAAAGCCTTGTGTGCGATCGCGGAGGAAAACGGTTTAAAAATGAAAATCGTAAGTAGCGCAATCGAGGCCAATCAGAGTCAAAAACAAAATATGGTTTGCAAAATCATGCATGGTATGGGGAGTGTACGGAATAAAAAGATTGCAGTGTTAGGACTTGCGTTTAAACCAAATACGGATGACATGCGAGAGGCGCCTGCTATTACTATTATTCGTGGACTATTGAATGACGGGGCTATTATCAAAGCTTTTGATCCGGAAGCAATGGAGAACGCAAAGCGACATGTGTTTGTACAGGAACAGATTGAATATGCAACCAATGAATATACTGCGGTCCAACAGGCTGACGCAGTGGTTATATTAACAGAATGGAATCAGTTTCGGAAATTAAATCTCAAACAGATATATGAGGCGATGAACGAGCATTATTTCTTTGATTTGAGAAATATATACCGAAGAAAAGATGTGGAAGCGGCAGGTTTTCAGTATTTTGGAGTGGGGCGATGA
- a CDS encoding basic amino acid ABC transporter substrate-binding protein: protein MKKILGLVLAVVMCAAVFAGCSTPAPAASESAAPSESAAASESGSTEATDASTGNTVDKIKEAGELVLLTNAQFPPYEYLGDDNKPAGIDIDIAQKIADELGVKLTVVDMDFDGLIPALNGGKGDFVAAGFTITEERKQSVDFSEPYATSTQMVIVTKDDPKVAAATVEELAGKTVGVQLGTTGDIFVTDEVEGATVKTYKSAIEAGMDLANGRLDAVVVDQLPAQSIVASNDTLQVYDEVLTTEQYAMAVKKGDTSLLEVINKVLGEMKDGMDDLTQKHFDAYAGTPAA, encoded by the coding sequence ATGAAAAAGATTTTAGGTTTGGTATTAGCAGTCGTTATGTGCGCTGCAGTTTTTGCAGGTTGCTCCACGCCGGCTCCGGCCGCGAGCGAGTCAGCCGCCCCGTCCGAGTCGGCAGCGGCGTCTGAGTCGGGCAGTACGGAAGCGACGGATGCATCTACGGGAAATACAGTAGACAAAATCAAGGAAGCGGGAGAGTTGGTGCTTCTTACAAACGCACAGTTCCCGCCCTATGAATACCTCGGCGACGATAATAAGCCGGCTGGCATAGATATTGACATTGCGCAGAAAATCGCAGATGAATTGGGCGTAAAGTTAACGGTTGTTGATATGGATTTTGACGGCCTTATCCCGGCGCTTAACGGTGGCAAGGGCGATTTTGTTGCAGCGGGATTCACAATTACGGAAGAACGTAAACAGAGTGTAGATTTTTCCGAACCTTATGCAACGTCGACACAGATGGTTATCGTGACAAAAGACGATCCGAAAGTAGCGGCGGCAACGGTGGAAGAACTTGCCGGAAAGACGGTTGGCGTACAGCTTGGCACGACGGGAGATATTTTTGTAACGGACGAAGTGGAAGGTGCAACCGTAAAGACATACAAGAGCGCGATTGAAGCGGGTATGGACCTTGCAAATGGAAGGCTGGATGCAGTCGTTGTAGACCAGTTGCCTGCCCAGAGCATCGTTGCAAGCAACGATACGTTACAGGTATATGATGAAGTACTGACAACAGAACAGTATGCAATGGCAGTCAAAAAGGGAGATACCTCCCTGCTCGAAGTCATCAACAAGGTACTGGGCGAAATGAAAGACGGCATGGACGACCTTACGCAGAAGCACTTTGACGCGTACGCGGGAACGCCTGCCGCATAA
- a CDS encoding ATP-dependent DNA ligase encodes MDAFDDKSLRPMLIGKTADPFDDDGYLFELKLDGVRCLAYLDEKGTLLLNRRGGKLLPKLPELADLHKQVNQKCILDGELISAMGGGLDFEEIKQRALMSNKARIDRISRKIPATFVVFDILYAGGGLVTKESLSDRKKLLEATVVENERISVSRYIEGRGIEFFELVKQRGLEGMIAKKSNSRYYQGRRTADWMKIKNLRDDDFVVCGYVQNSEHIISTILGQYDENGKLLYMGHASLGDSREDFAMIKKQKKADKPPFSNELPSGNEKAVWIKLQLVCTVEFLNRTAGGMIRQPIFKGLRMDKTPEEAIYKV; translated from the coding sequence ATGGACGCGTTTGACGATAAAAGCCTGCGGCCGATGCTGATTGGGAAAACCGCCGATCCGTTTGACGACGACGGATACCTGTTTGAGTTGAAGCTGGACGGCGTACGCTGTCTCGCGTATTTAGATGAAAAAGGCACGCTGCTTCTGAACAGGCGGGGCGGTAAACTGCTGCCTAAGTTGCCCGAGCTTGCGGATCTTCACAAGCAGGTCAACCAAAAATGTATCCTTGACGGCGAGCTGATTTCCGCAATGGGCGGCGGTCTGGATTTTGAAGAAATCAAGCAACGGGCATTGATGTCCAATAAAGCGCGGATAGACAGGATATCGCGGAAAATCCCCGCTACATTTGTGGTATTCGATATTCTTTACGCGGGCGGCGGTCTGGTGACCAAAGAGAGTCTTTCCGACCGGAAAAAGCTGCTTGAGGCTACCGTTGTGGAAAACGAGCGTATCTCGGTCTCTCGGTATATTGAGGGGCGGGGAATCGAGTTTTTTGAATTGGTGAAGCAACGGGGCCTGGAGGGTATGATAGCGAAAAAGAGCAACAGCAGGTATTACCAGGGCAGGCGCACGGCGGACTGGATGAAAATTAAAAACCTGCGCGACGACGATTTTGTGGTGTGCGGGTATGTGCAAAATTCAGAGCACATCATCAGCACCATACTGGGGCAGTACGACGAAAACGGAAAGCTGCTGTATATGGGGCACGCCTCGCTCGGCGATTCGCGAGAGGACTTTGCAATGATCAAAAAGCAGAAGAAAGCGGACAAGCCGCCTTTTAGCAACGAATTGCCCTCGGGAAACGAGAAAGCCGTTTGGATCAAACTTCAGCTAGTGTGTACGGTAGAGTTTTTGAACCGGACGGCAGGCGGCATGATACGGCAGCCTATCTTCAAAGGGCTGAGGATGGATAAAACCCCGGAAGAAGCAATATATAAAGTGTAA
- a CDS encoding epimerase: MNTIVVTGGAGFIGSNLCEMLCRTEHRIISIDNFNDFYNPEIKHQNIAEVEKASKGEFISLQGDIRDKAFINDVFKKYKPEGIIHLAAYAGVRPSIKNPVMYADVNINGTVTLLESMRDNGVNKMIFASSSSVYGNSDKVPFSENDSVDYPISPYAATKKAGELLCYTYSHLFDMQIACLRFFTVYGRRQRPDLAIHKFLKLIDEGGEITLFGDGNTRRDYTYIDDILDGIMKTWKWLVNGGRYDIFNLGESHTISLKETVETIEKVFGKKAKIKEGPMMPGDVKRTYADNSKAIKILGYSPQTDFTEGIHKFVEWYRGKQSSC, encoded by the coding sequence ATGAATACGATTGTTGTTACTGGAGGAGCAGGATTTATTGGATCGAATTTATGCGAAATGTTATGCCGGACGGAGCATAGGATAATCAGTATAGATAATTTTAACGATTTTTATAATCCTGAAATTAAGCATCAAAATATTGCGGAAGTTGAGAAAGCCTCAAAAGGAGAATTTATCTCGCTGCAAGGGGATATTAGGGATAAAGCTTTTATAAACGATGTTTTTAAAAAATATAAGCCGGAGGGGATTATTCATCTTGCTGCCTATGCGGGAGTGAGGCCATCAATAAAAAATCCTGTTATGTATGCGGATGTAAATATTAATGGTACTGTAACCCTGTTGGAAAGCATGAGAGATAATGGCGTCAACAAAATGATATTTGCCTCATCTTCATCTGTTTATGGCAATAGCGATAAAGTACCATTCTCAGAGAATGATTCTGTTGATTATCCAATATCGCCCTATGCGGCTACGAAAAAAGCAGGAGAGTTGCTCTGCTATACTTATAGTCATTTATTTGATATGCAAATTGCGTGTTTGCGTTTTTTCACTGTTTATGGGCGGCGCCAAAGACCAGACCTGGCAATTCATAAATTCCTTAAGTTGATTGATGAAGGCGGTGAAATCACTTTATTTGGAGATGGAAACACCAGAAGAGACTATACATACATCGACGATATTTTGGATGGGATCATGAAAACATGGAAATGGCTGGTAAATGGCGGAAGATATGATATATTTAATTTGGGGGAATCGCATACCATATCTTTAAAAGAAACGGTTGAGACAATCGAAAAAGTATTCGGTAAAAAAGCAAAGATTAAAGAAGGCCCAATGATGCCGGGGGATGTCAAACGGACATATGCGGACAATAGTAAAGCTATAAAAATATTGGGATACTCTCCGCAAACTGATTTTACAGAAGGAATACACAAATTTGTCGAGTGGTACCGAGGCAAGCAATCTTCTTGTTAA
- a CDS encoding non-homologous end joining protein Ku produces MPRTQSAISFGLVHIPVGLYTATQDNDIRFNQLVKDSHERVRYKKTCPSCKKELTNDDIVKGYQYEKDKYVVVTDDDFEKIKTEKDRSIQIMLFTDLDGIDPIYYEKSYYVLPEKGGEKAFELLRQAMYDEKKVAIGKVVLGSKETLVVLIPQKEGILMETLYYYDEVKEFPRELPHSRLNKKELDMAKQLIDEMGGAFRPEQYSDEYQNRLRDLIEKKIEGQEIVTPKQEEQGNIIDLMDALKASLGKSKKAAGK; encoded by the coding sequence ATGCCCAGAACACAGAGCGCGATTTCATTTGGATTAGTACACATACCCGTGGGATTGTATACCGCCACGCAGGATAATGATATCCGTTTCAACCAACTGGTAAAAGACAGTCACGAAAGGGTCCGGTATAAAAAGACATGCCCCTCCTGCAAAAAGGAGCTTACCAACGACGACATCGTAAAAGGGTACCAGTACGAAAAAGATAAGTATGTGGTCGTCACAGACGATGATTTTGAAAAGATAAAGACGGAAAAAGACCGGTCAATACAGATCATGCTCTTTACCGATCTTGACGGAATAGACCCAATCTATTATGAAAAATCGTATTATGTGTTGCCGGAAAAGGGCGGGGAAAAAGCGTTCGAGCTTCTCCGGCAGGCGATGTACGATGAAAAAAAAGTGGCGATCGGCAAGGTCGTACTGGGCAGCAAGGAAACACTGGTGGTGCTTATCCCCCAAAAGGAGGGCATCCTGATGGAGACTTTGTATTATTATGACGAAGTGAAAGAGTTCCCACGCGAACTGCCCCACTCCAGGCTGAATAAGAAAGAACTGGATATGGCGAAGCAGCTGATCGATGAGATGGGCGGCGCGTTTCGGCCGGAGCAGTATAGTGATGAGTACCAAAACCGGCTGCGGGACTTGATCGAGAAAAAAATCGAGGGACAGGAAATCGTGACGCCCAAACAGGAGGAGCAGGGTAATATCATCGACCTAATGGACGCATTGAAAGCGAGCCTTGGTAAAAGCAAAAAAGCGGCGGGTAAATAA
- a CDS encoding glycosyltransferase produces the protein MVKLSVVVPIFNEEENIVALHQEIDEVCRKENYEYEIIFVDDGSTDSTYELAKQLKPLKYIRMRRNFGQTAAMDAGIKAAQNDYIITMDGDRQNDPTDIPRLIAFAREKEPDVVSGWRKNRKDTLMKKFTSRGANLLRGMIVKDHIHDSGCSLKLYKKECFQKVNLYGEMHRFIPALLEIKGFSVGEIIVNHRPRTAGKTKYNWKRTFKGFVDMISVWFWNRFAVRPLHLLGGMGIVSFLIGLLFGIWSIILFIMGANLSGYMQPILTVFFIVIGVLLFVFGLMADMLTKIYYGSKIDDSYSIKDVFEQKD, from the coding sequence ATGGTAAAGCTTTCGGTAGTAGTACCTATTTTTAATGAAGAAGAGAATATTGTGGCGCTTCATCAGGAAATAGATGAAGTATGCAGAAAAGAAAATTACGAATATGAAATTATTTTTGTGGATGATGGTTCTACAGACAGTACGTATGAGCTTGCAAAGCAATTAAAACCGCTTAAGTATATTCGTATGCGTCGGAATTTCGGTCAGACGGCGGCCATGGACGCAGGCATAAAGGCCGCGCAAAACGATTATATTATTACAATGGACGGTGACAGGCAAAATGATCCTACGGATATTCCCAGGCTGATTGCCTTTGCGCGGGAAAAGGAACCGGATGTCGTATCAGGATGGCGAAAAAACAGAAAAGATACACTAATGAAAAAATTTACATCACGGGGCGCAAATCTCTTAAGGGGCATGATAGTTAAGGATCATATTCATGACAGTGGATGTTCCTTGAAACTGTATAAAAAGGAATGCTTTCAAAAAGTGAATCTCTATGGTGAAATGCATCGCTTTATTCCAGCGTTGCTTGAGATTAAAGGGTTTAGTGTGGGAGAAATCATAGTGAACCACAGGCCAAGGACGGCCGGAAAAACGAAATATAACTGGAAAAGAACGTTTAAAGGCTTCGTTGATATGATATCAGTTTGGTTTTGGAACAGATTTGCAGTCAGGCCGCTTCATTTGCTGGGCGGAATGGGAATTGTGTCGTTTCTGATCGGCCTGCTTTTTGGAATCTGGTCTATTATTCTTTTTATAATGGGCGCTAATTTATCCGGATATATGCAGCCAATTTTAACTGTGTTTTTTATTGTGATCGGAGTCCTTTTGTTTGTATTTGGACTGATGGCCGATATGCTTACTAAAATCTATTATGGATCCAAGATTGACGATTCTTACAGTATTAAGGATGTATTCGAACAAAAAGATTAA
- the artQ gene encoding amino acid ABC transporter permease, with product MFDNLGQQIYNTLVVNDRWMMFLDGLLVTLMIAGIAVLMGVVIGSAVAIAKVNAMQNKRLKWLNVICDIYLTVIRGTPVLVQLLIMYYIIFAAAPIEMAPYVAALAFGINSGAYVAEIVRSGIMAVPKGQTEAGRSLGLTNGMTMRTIVFPQAIKNILPALGNEFIVLFKETSIVGYVAVMDLTRAAELVRSRTLDAFVPLIFIALVYLGIVMLITWALRKLERRLALSDAR from the coding sequence ATGTTTGATAATCTGGGGCAGCAAATTTATAATACATTGGTGGTAAACGACCGGTGGATGATGTTTCTTGATGGCCTGCTGGTTACGCTGATGATCGCGGGTATCGCTGTTCTGATGGGCGTTGTGATCGGTTCCGCGGTTGCGATCGCGAAAGTCAACGCGATGCAAAACAAGCGGCTGAAGTGGCTGAATGTGATCTGTGATATTTACCTGACTGTGATCAGGGGAACGCCTGTTTTGGTTCAATTACTGATCATGTACTATATTATTTTTGCAGCAGCGCCTATTGAAATGGCGCCGTATGTGGCGGCGCTGGCGTTTGGTATCAATAGCGGCGCATATGTGGCTGAAATCGTCCGTTCGGGGATCATGGCTGTTCCAAAAGGACAGACGGAAGCAGGACGGTCTTTGGGACTTACAAACGGGATGACAATGCGCACCATTGTATTCCCGCAGGCGATTAAAAATATCCTGCCGGCCCTCGGAAATGAATTTATCGTATTATTCAAGGAAACGTCTATCGTTGGTTATGTGGCGGTCATGGACCTGACGCGCGCAGCAGAGCTTGTGCGTTCGCGGACACTGGATGCGTTTGTGCCGCTTATTTTCATTGCGCTTGTCTATCTCGGCATCGTTATGCTGATTACCTGGGCATTGCGGAAACTGGAAAGACGCCTTGCGCTTTCAGATGCCAGATAG